Proteins from one Methanolinea sp. genomic window:
- a CDS encoding PKD domain-containing protein, protein MRLCLPVLFLLIGILLSPCTASDEPADGTVVPADAGGGVAGIAEAARGGPPLPPRADFAVYGPTTGPAPFRVQFFDNTSGTPPFRHRWDFGDGGASTEMNPVHVYTQNGVYTVTLAVEGPYGSDSVAKEGYIRVMNATPAANFTASPAFGPAPLEVTFTDTSAGVVHERFWEFGDGTTAWSNESATVTHVYTLPGNYTVSLTVRNEGGEDRLARPGCVTVLPSGPPPIPYFVANPPFGFAPLTVRFRDMSVRSPTAWFWDFGDGVTSTERNPVHTYALPGIYTVALTVGNAGGTATSTGTVVVRSPTTVPTPATTVTTPPTTPVPPAKPPVAFFRMNVTIGKAPLSVRFTDMSFFAPASWHWDFGDGNTSSERNPVHTYVSPGTYTVTLTVRNAAGESTTSRPVFAR, encoded by the coding sequence ATGCGTCTCTGTCTCCCCGTGCTCTTCCTCCTGATCGGAATCCTCCTCTCCCCGTGCACCGCCTCGGACGAACCCGCGGACGGGACCGTCGTTCCGGCCGACGCCGGCGGCGGGGTCGCGGGCATCGCCGAGGCCGCGAGGGGCGGGCCCCCGCTTCCCCCCCGCGCGGACTTCGCGGTCTACGGGCCGACGACCGGCCCCGCGCCGTTCCGCGTCCAGTTCTTCGACAACACGTCCGGGACACCCCCGTTCCGCCACCGGTGGGACTTCGGGGACGGGGGTGCCTCGACCGAGATGAACCCCGTCCACGTCTACACCCAAAATGGCGTCTACACGGTGACGCTCGCCGTCGAGGGCCCGTACGGCTCTGACAGCGTGGCAAAGGAGGGCTACATCCGGGTGATGAACGCGACCCCGGCCGCAAACTTCACGGCGTCCCCGGCCTTCGGTCCCGCCCCGCTCGAGGTGACCTTCACCGACACGTCGGCCGGCGTCGTCCACGAGAGGTTCTGGGAGTTCGGCGACGGGACGACCGCGTGGAGCAACGAGAGCGCGACCGTGACCCACGTCTACACCCTGCCCGGGAACTACACGGTCTCGCTCACCGTCCGGAACGAGGGGGGCGAGGATCGGCTGGCGCGCCCCGGCTGCGTCACCGTGCTCCCCTCGGGCCCGCCCCCGATCCCCTACTTCGTCGCAAATCCCCCCTTCGGCTTTGCGCCGCTCACCGTCCGGTTCCGGGACATGTCGGTGCGGTCGCCCACCGCGTGGTTCTGGGACTTCGGCGACGGGGTGACGTCCACGGAGAGGAACCCGGTCCACACCTACGCGCTCCCCGGGATCTACACGGTCGCGCTCACGGTGGGGAACGCCGGCGGGACCGCGACCTCCACGGGAACGGTCGTCGTGCGGTCACCGACCACGGTCCCCACGCCGGCAACGACGGTCACCACCCCGCCGACGACCCCCGTTCCGCCCGCAAAGCCGCCCGTCGCGTTCTTCAGGATGAACGTGACCATCGGGAAGGCACCGCTTTCCGTCCGGTTCACCGACATGTCGTTCTTTGCACCGGCATCGTGGCACTGGGACTTCGGCGACGGGAACACCTCGTCCGAGAGGAACCCGGTCCACACCTACGTCTCCCCCGGGACATACACGGTGACGCTCACGGTGCGCAACGCCGCGGGCGAGAGCACGACGTCGCGGCCGGTCTTCGCGCGGTGA
- a CDS encoding ORC1-type DNA replication protein, translated as MAPVIGPLGNSVFRDREVLEADFLPEEILFRDSQLREIAYCLQPGLHGGRPVNALLRGPPGTGKTTCVRRIFAEVEEATRKIVPVHVHCQGERTLHAVLSRIHTAIYGHAPPALGSPVREVLDRIGKGLAAEKRVLSVCLDDANLLLAGRVLDQVLSALLRLHEAYPGARAGVLLVVGNPGTDLSRALDPAVVSVLYAAEIPFSPYAREEVAGILRDRARRALLPGVLPGDVLDLVVEKTVSCGDLRVGIDLLRRAALAAERAGDREITAGHVEAAFEASRDARLEDCVEALSGEEREILLQAARLVLAEPGVPLTAGLLFDAVTMRVRMSYAAFHQRVRRLEEAGAIAVRARRTAGRGRTREIHVRFDPARVVSACGGNAGACPGQREGEEAA; from the coding sequence ATGGCCCCGGTGATCGGCCCGCTCGGGAACTCCGTGTTCCGCGACCGCGAGGTCCTCGAGGCAGACTTCCTCCCCGAGGAGATCCTCTTCCGCGACTCCCAGCTCCGGGAGATCGCGTACTGCCTCCAGCCCGGGCTGCACGGCGGCAGGCCCGTGAACGCGCTCCTGCGGGGACCGCCGGGGACCGGGAAGACGACCTGCGTCCGGAGGATATTTGCCGAGGTCGAGGAGGCGACGCGGAAGATCGTCCCGGTCCACGTCCACTGCCAGGGCGAGCGGACGCTCCACGCGGTCCTCTCCCGCATCCACACCGCGATCTACGGGCACGCCCCGCCCGCCCTCGGCAGCCCCGTCCGCGAGGTCCTCGACCGGATCGGGAAGGGCCTTGCCGCGGAGAAGCGCGTCCTCTCCGTCTGCCTCGACGACGCGAACCTGCTGCTCGCCGGGAGGGTCCTCGACCAGGTCCTCTCCGCGCTCCTCCGGCTCCACGAGGCGTACCCCGGGGCGAGGGCCGGCGTCCTCCTCGTTGTCGGGAACCCCGGGACCGACCTCTCCCGCGCGCTCGACCCCGCGGTCGTCTCGGTCCTCTACGCGGCCGAGATCCCGTTTTCGCCCTACGCGAGGGAGGAGGTCGCCGGCATCCTGCGCGACAGGGCCCGCCGCGCACTCCTCCCCGGCGTGCTCCCCGGCGACGTGCTCGACCTCGTCGTGGAGAAGACCGTCTCCTGCGGGGACCTCCGGGTGGGAATCGACCTCCTCCGGAGGGCGGCGCTCGCCGCGGAGAGGGCGGGGGACCGGGAGATCACCGCGGGGCACGTGGAGGCGGCGTTCGAGGCATCGCGGGATGCCCGGCTCGAGGACTGCGTGGAGGCGCTCTCCGGCGAGGAGCGGGAGATCCTCCTCCAGGCCGCGAGGCTTGTCCTCGCCGAGCCCGGCGTCCCCCTCACGGCGGGCCTCCTCTTCGACGCGGTCACGATGCGGGTGCGGATGAGCTACGCCGCGTTCCACCAGAGGGTCCGGAGGCTCGAGGAGGCGGGGGCGATCGCGGTCCGCGCCCGGAGGACGGCGGGGAGGGGCAGGACGAGGGAGATCCACGTCAGGTTCGACCCCGCGAGGGTCGTTTCCGCCTGCGGGGGGAATGCGGGGGCGTGCCCCGGCCAGCGGGAGGGGGAGGAGGCGGCGTGA